From Mycolicibacterium nivoides, a single genomic window includes:
- a CDS encoding cytochrome P450, whose protein sequence is MSDSGTTNYDTVDYFTDQSLVPDPHPYFDHLRSKCPVVKEPNYGVLAITGFEEATTVLKDTELFSSCIAVAGPFPPLPFTPEGSDITEQIAEHRPQMPMFEHMVTMDPPDHTNARSLLNRLLTPRRLKENEDFMWRLADQCLDDFIADGKCEFLSAYAKPFSLLVIADMLGVPEEDHEEFRTVLGAPRPGAQVGSLDGDLVSSNPLEWLDEKFISYLEDRRKEPRDDVLTALATANYPDGSVPPVIEVVRSATFLFAAGQETTTKLLSASLRVLGDRPDIQQALRDDRSRIPTFVEEALRMDAPVKSQFRLAKKDTKLGDVDVPAGTTLMVCPGAVNRDPVRFEDPHTFSLDRKNVREHIAFGRGVHSCPGGPLARVEGRVSLERILDRMAEIGIDEEFHGPADDRRYNYEPTFILRGLTDLHITFKPVR, encoded by the coding sequence ATGAGCGATTCCGGCACGACCAACTACGACACAGTCGACTACTTCACCGACCAATCGCTGGTTCCCGACCCGCACCCGTACTTCGATCACCTGCGCAGCAAGTGTCCGGTCGTGAAGGAACCGAACTACGGCGTCCTGGCGATCACCGGGTTCGAAGAAGCCACCACTGTCCTCAAGGACACCGAGCTGTTCTCGTCGTGCATCGCCGTGGCCGGCCCGTTCCCGCCGCTGCCGTTCACCCCCGAAGGTTCGGACATCACCGAGCAGATTGCGGAGCACCGGCCCCAGATGCCGATGTTCGAGCACATGGTGACGATGGACCCTCCTGACCACACCAACGCCCGTTCCCTGCTCAATCGGCTGCTGACACCGCGCCGGTTGAAGGAGAACGAAGACTTCATGTGGCGGCTGGCAGATCAGTGCCTCGACGATTTCATCGCCGACGGCAAGTGTGAGTTCCTCAGCGCCTACGCGAAGCCCTTCTCGCTCCTGGTGATCGCCGACATGCTGGGCGTACCGGAAGAAGACCACGAGGAGTTCCGGACGGTGCTGGGCGCGCCCCGGCCGGGTGCTCAGGTCGGCTCCCTCGACGGCGACCTCGTTTCCAGCAATCCGTTGGAATGGCTCGACGAGAAGTTCATCAGCTACCTGGAGGACCGCCGGAAAGAACCCCGCGACGATGTGCTGACGGCGCTCGCCACGGCGAACTACCCGGACGGTTCCGTACCGCCCGTCATCGAGGTGGTTCGATCCGCGACCTTCCTCTTCGCCGCCGGCCAGGAGACCACCACCAAGCTGCTCTCCGCGTCGCTGCGGGTGCTCGGCGACCGTCCGGACATTCAGCAGGCCCTGCGCGACGACCGCAGCCGCATCCCGACCTTCGTCGAGGAAGCCCTGCGGATGGACGCACCGGTCAAGAGCCAGTTCCGGTTGGCCAAGAAGGACACCAAGCTCGGTGATGTCGACGTGCCTGCCGGCACCACGCTCATGGTGTGCCCCGGCGCGGTGAACCGCGACCCGGTCCGCTTCGAAGATCCGCACACCTTCAGCCTGGATCGCAAGAACGTCCGCGAGCACATCGCATTCGGCCGCGGTGTGCACAGCTGCCCGGGCGGCCCACTGGCCCGCGTCGAGGGCCGGGTGTCGCTGGAGCGGATCCTGGACCGGATGGCTGAGATCGGCATCGACGAGGAGTTCCACGGGCCCGCCGACGATCGTCGCTACAACTACGAGCCGACGTTCATCCTGCGCGGCCTGACCGATCTGCACATCACGTTCAAGCCGGTGCGCTGA